The following proteins come from a genomic window of Lentimicrobiaceae bacterium:
- the mqnE gene encoding aminofutalosine synthase MqnE produces the protein MISATLLPSLDGITQKILRAERLTPAEGIFLYEKADLPLLGLLANVVREQKNDKYVFYNRNIHIEPTNICIYNCRFCSYSKKPGTDGWEFTPEEMLEKVKNAGDTITEVHIVGGVHPDRDAIFYGELMQRIKQIKPDIHIKAFTAIELDFMIRKAGMKLKEGLKYLKNCGLDSIPGGGAEIFDEEIRKQICNKKNNADRWLEIHETAHQLGIPSNATILYGHVENYTHRIDHLTRLRELQDRTGGFQAFIPLKYRSKNNEMSKIGEVSVIEDMKNYAFSRIYLDNIQHIKAYWPMLGKQMAQLALSFGVDDMDGTINDTTKIYSLAGAEDTKPEMSSLEMIKLIAQAGRIPAERDSLYNIIKIDS, from the coding sequence ATGATAAGCGCTACCTTATTACCTTCACTTGATGGTATCACCCAAAAAATCCTCCGGGCAGAACGACTGACTCCTGCTGAAGGAATTTTTTTGTACGAAAAAGCCGACCTTCCCCTGTTAGGTCTGTTAGCCAATGTTGTGAGAGAACAAAAAAATGACAAATATGTATTTTATAACCGGAATATTCACATCGAGCCTACCAATATTTGCATTTACAATTGCAGGTTTTGTTCCTATTCCAAAAAACCTGGAACTGACGGATGGGAATTTACTCCGGAGGAAATGCTCGAAAAGGTTAAAAATGCAGGAGATACCATTACTGAGGTACATATAGTTGGTGGCGTCCATCCCGACAGGGATGCAATTTTTTATGGCGAATTGATGCAACGGATTAAGCAGATTAAACCTGATATTCACATTAAAGCATTCACTGCCATTGAGTTGGATTTTATGATCCGCAAAGCTGGAATGAAGTTAAAAGAAGGATTAAAGTATCTGAAAAACTGTGGGCTCGATTCCATTCCCGGAGGTGGGGCGGAAATTTTTGACGAAGAAATCCGCAAACAAATCTGTAACAAGAAAAATAATGCCGACCGTTGGCTGGAGATTCACGAAACAGCCCACCAACTCGGGATACCTTCCAATGCCACCATACTGTACGGGCATGTGGAAAATTACACCCACCGCATTGACCATCTTACTCGCCTGCGTGAGTTACAGGACCGCACCGGGGGATTTCAGGCATTTATTCCACTGAAATACCGGAGTAAAAATAATGAAATGAGCAAAATAGGGGAAGTATCTGTAATTGAAGACATGAAAAATTATGCTTTTTCGCGTATTTACCTCGATAATATTCAACATATTAAAGCATATTGGCCCATGCTGGGCAAACAAATGGCACAATTAGCCCTCTCGTTTGGGGTTGACGATATGGATGGTACAATTAACGATACAACTAAAATTTATTCCCTTGCAGGTGCAGAAGATACAAAACCCGAAATGTCTTCATTGGAAATGATAAAGTTGATTGCACAGGCAGGAAGGATTCCGGCAGAAAGAGACTCCCTGTACAATATAATAAAAATAGACAGCTAA
- a CDS encoding MFS transporter → MTEKVHKLLSESKTARWTALGVVAFTMLCGYYLADVMAPLKPLLESQKGWSSTEYGFFTSAYGWFNVFLLMLIFGGIILDKMGVRFTGMMATIIMVIGTAIKYWAISTHSLDGAMLFGWKAQVTVAAIGYAIFGVGVEIAGITVSKIIVKWFKGKEMALAMGLEMATARMGTALALATSAPIAKAMNDVSVPILLCLIMLCIGLIAFFIYTFMDKKLDASIAAGKDGSEESEEEFRLNDIKMIFTNKGWWYIAILCVLFYSAVFPFLKYASDLMVNKFGVDESLAGLIPSLLPFGTMILTPTFGNLYDRKGKGATIMILGAILLIFVHAMFAIPFINNWIMAILLIIVLGVGFSLVPSAMWPSVPKIIPEKQLGTAYAMIFWVQNWGLMGVPALIGWVLDKYCITGTKIVDGATIHSYNYTLPMIIFMCLGFLALIFAFLLKAEDKKKGYGLQLPNIKK, encoded by the coding sequence ATGACTGAAAAAGTGCATAAACTTCTCAGCGAGTCCAAGACAGCTCGCTGGACGGCGCTTGGTGTAGTTGCGTTTACGATGCTTTGCGGCTATTATCTTGCCGATGTTATGGCTCCGCTAAAGCCCTTACTCGAAAGCCAGAAAGGCTGGTCGAGTACAGAATACGGCTTTTTTACCAGTGCTTACGGCTGGTTCAACGTGTTTCTTTTGATGCTGATTTTTGGTGGCATCATTCTCGACAAAATGGGGGTACGTTTTACCGGTATGATGGCAACAATTATTATGGTAATAGGTACCGCCATTAAGTATTGGGCCATTTCCACTCATTCACTCGATGGTGCAATGCTTTTCGGATGGAAAGCCCAGGTTACCGTTGCGGCAATAGGATATGCCATTTTTGGTGTAGGAGTTGAAATTGCTGGTATTACTGTTTCAAAAATTATTGTTAAATGGTTTAAAGGAAAAGAAATGGCGCTTGCCATGGGGCTCGAAATGGCTACCGCACGTATGGGTACCGCCCTTGCATTGGCTACCTCCGCTCCTATTGCTAAAGCCATGAACGATGTTTCTGTTCCTATTCTCCTTTGTCTTATCATGCTCTGTATCGGACTCATCGCATTCTTTATTTATACATTCATGGATAAAAAGTTGGATGCTTCCATCGCCGCCGGTAAAGACGGTAGCGAAGAAAGCGAAGAAGAATTCCGGCTTAATGACATTAAAATGATATTCACAAACAAAGGATGGTGGTATATTGCAATACTTTGTGTGCTGTTCTACTCTGCAGTATTTCCATTTCTGAAATATGCTTCCGATTTGATGGTAAACAAATTTGGTGTAGACGAATCGCTGGCAGGACTCATCCCCAGCCTACTCCCCTTCGGAACCATGATACTCACTCCTACTTTTGGCAACCTGTACGACCGCAAAGGAAAAGGTGCAACCATTATGATACTGGGTGCCATTTTGCTTATTTTTGTACATGCCATGTTTGCCATTCCTTTTATTAACAATTGGATAATGGCTATTTTGCTTATCATAGTACTGGGAGTAGGTTTTTCATTGGTTCCCTCTGCCATGTGGCCCTCAGTTCCCAAAATTATTCCTGAGAAACAATTAGGAACAGCATACGCTATGATATTTTGGGTACAAAATTGGGGTTTGATGGGTGTTCCTGCCCTCATTGGCTGGGTATTGGATAAATACTGTATCACCGGAACAAAAATTGTAGACGGTGCTACCATTCACAGTTATAATTACACCCTTCCCATGATTATTTTTATGTGTCTGGGCTTTCTTGCGCTGATTTTTGCCTTCCTGCTGAAAGCAGAAGACAAGAAGAAAGGTTATGGCTTGCAATTGCCTAACATCAAAAAATAG
- a CDS encoding RluA family pseudouridine synthase has protein sequence MEENTGISEENSALYEHYRFVVDKGQSLLRIDKFLFSKIENISRHKIQLATRAGCIMVNDEAVKQNYRVKPRDIITVLLTFPPRDTTLLPENIPLNIVYEDDDIILVNKPAGMVVHPAYGNFMGTLVNALLYHFLQNGEKKAHPYLAHRIDKDTSGILLVAKNELAQSILAKQFFNHTVERKYVALVWGDFSEDEGTLTANVGRSFKDRRIITVFPDGDFGRHAVTHYEVIERFGYVTLIECQLETGRTHQIRAHMKYLGHPLFNDATYGGNEIIKGTTFSKYKQFIHNCFTIIPRQALHARSLGFIHPATGKFMLFDSVLPPDMQEVIEKWRRYVKGSSV, from the coding sequence ATGGAAGAAAACACTGGAATTTCAGAAGAAAATAGTGCGTTGTATGAGCACTACCGTTTTGTGGTTGATAAAGGGCAAAGTTTGCTGAGGATAGATAAGTTCTTGTTTAGTAAAATAGAAAATATTTCGCGCCACAAAATACAATTGGCAACTCGCGCCGGTTGTATTATGGTAAATGATGAAGCTGTAAAACAAAATTACCGGGTAAAACCTCGGGATATTATTACGGTTTTGCTTACTTTCCCTCCGAGAGATACAACCCTACTTCCCGAAAATATTCCTTTAAATATTGTTTACGAGGATGATGATATTATTTTGGTAAATAAACCGGCAGGAATGGTAGTGCATCCGGCTTATGGTAATTTTATGGGAACATTAGTCAATGCTTTACTATACCACTTTTTGCAAAATGGAGAAAAGAAAGCACATCCCTATCTTGCCCATAGAATAGACAAAGATACCTCCGGAATTTTACTGGTGGCTAAAAATGAACTTGCACAAAGTATTTTGGCAAAGCAATTTTTCAATCATACCGTTGAAAGAAAATATGTTGCTTTGGTTTGGGGCGATTTTTCGGAAGATGAGGGAACTCTTACAGCCAATGTGGGCAGAAGTTTTAAAGACAGGAGAATTATAACTGTTTTCCCCGATGGAGATTTTGGGCGGCATGCCGTTACCCATTATGAAGTGATTGAACGTTTTGGATATGTTACCCTCATCGAATGCCAGTTGGAAACGGGTCGCACTCACCAGATACGGGCACACATGAAATATCTCGGGCATCCTCTGTTTAATGATGCCACGTACGGAGGAAATGAAATTATCAAAGGAACTACCTTCAGTAAATACAAACAATTTATACACAATTGTTTTACCATTATTCCCCGTCAGGCATTACATGCCCGTTCTTTAGGGTTTATTCATCCCGCAACAGGAAAATTTATGCTGTTTGATTCAGTTTTACCTCCAGATATGCAAGAGGTTATAGAAAAATGGAGACGGTATGTTAAAGGGAGTTCTGTTTAA
- a CDS encoding T9SS type A sorting domain-containing protein — MKKTLFLVLIFFSIGSIYCQEQISGLSGNPVIRESKKLLLHEKGKLTQDTLLLPFFEDFSGQDIFPSVDKWADDAVFINNDYPLYPVSIGAATLDAVDNDGNIYKNASIFPFRADQLTSLPIRLDSVFSPYPRALSPKDSVFLSFYYQPQGRGNAPETGDSLILEFLVPREFDTIFGTTDTTIVEKWNRIWSSEGMTVDAFKVKYGSYFHQVILPITDSNAYFYKDFRFRFVNYASISDNTLPGWQSNCDFWNVDYVYLNYGRNHADTTYKDITFVGRAPSMLKKYEAMPYQHYWSSYDKEMKDSLNIYISNLGNTNYNCTYQYNVARENGLSVSDYNGGSYVVKPFYEENYVTHQPFARPPVDFLFPIGTEDSIQFIIKHYLTNDTSLRHLENDTISFLQKFTNYFAYDDGTPEAGYGLTPAGARLAYRFQLSRPDTLRAVRIYFNSLYNESTPINFNLCVWADERNLPGELLYSKYVSTPDIKNHFATYYFNDSLLIFDDQHRTFYVGWQQTTDDNLNIGYDLYNNAGSNTFYNTGSEWLQSIYSGALMIRPVVGKELQTHGIDSPTFTEKVSLVVAPNPSSGRQISVILPAGFPEQNTLISIYSVYGNLVMQKIFTSKVFDVSGLSAGMYVLRAENTVTKQSYTGKMVLTD, encoded by the coding sequence ATGAAAAAAACACTTTTTTTGGTTCTTATTTTTTTTTCCATAGGAAGTATATACTGCCAGGAGCAGATATCCGGTTTATCAGGCAATCCTGTTATCCGTGAGAGCAAAAAATTACTTCTCCACGAAAAAGGTAAGCTTACCCAGGATACTTTGTTGCTTCCTTTCTTTGAAGATTTTTCCGGTCAGGATATTTTTCCGTCTGTTGACAAGTGGGCTGACGATGCTGTTTTTATTAACAATGATTATCCTTTATACCCGGTTAGTATAGGCGCTGCTACTTTAGACGCCGTTGATAATGACGGAAATATTTATAAAAATGCCAGTATTTTCCCATTCAGGGCTGATCAGCTTACTTCGTTGCCCATACGACTCGATTCGGTTTTTTCGCCATATCCCAGGGCGTTGTCGCCTAAAGATTCGGTTTTCCTGAGTTTTTATTACCAGCCCCAGGGTAGGGGCAATGCTCCTGAAACCGGTGATTCTTTAATACTCGAATTTTTGGTACCCAGAGAATTCGATACCATCTTTGGCACCACTGATACTACCATAGTTGAAAAATGGAACCGGATATGGAGTTCTGAAGGTATGACTGTAGATGCCTTTAAAGTTAAGTATGGAAGTTATTTTCATCAGGTTATACTTCCCATAACCGACAGCAATGCTTATTTTTATAAAGATTTCCGCTTTCGTTTCGTAAATTATGCCAGCATATCCGATAATACTCTGCCGGGCTGGCAAAGCAATTGCGATTTCTGGAATGTGGATTATGTTTATCTTAATTATGGCAGAAACCATGCAGATACAACATATAAGGACATAACATTTGTGGGAAGGGCTCCTTCCATGCTAAAAAAATATGAAGCTATGCCTTATCAGCATTACTGGTCCAGTTATGACAAAGAGATGAAAGATTCGCTCAACATCTACATAAGTAATCTGGGAAATACAAATTACAATTGTACTTATCAGTACAACGTAGCCCGTGAAAATGGATTATCGGTATCTGATTACAATGGAGGAAGTTATGTGGTAAAACCCTTTTATGAGGAAAATTATGTAACCCATCAGCCTTTTGCCCGTCCCCCGGTTGACTTCCTTTTTCCGATAGGAACTGAGGACAGTATCCAGTTCATAATAAAGCATTACCTTACCAATGATACCAGCCTCAGACACCTGGAAAATGATACAATTTCTTTTTTACAAAAGTTTACCAATTATTTTGCTTACGACGATGGTACTCCTGAAGCCGGTTATGGATTAACCCCTGCCGGTGCTCGGCTTGCTTACCGCTTTCAACTGTCGCGCCCCGATACCCTGCGTGCTGTCCGCATTTATTTTAATTCTTTGTACAACGAATCTACTCCCATAAACTTCAATTTATGCGTATGGGCTGATGAACGTAATCTGCCCGGTGAATTGTTGTACAGCAAATATGTTTCAACACCGGATATTAAAAACCATTTTGCAACATACTATTTTAATGATTCTTTGCTTATATTTGACGATCAGCATCGTACATTTTATGTTGGTTGGCAGCAAACAACGGATGATAACCTGAATATTGGTTACGATTTGTACAATAATGCCGGGAGCAACACTTTTTATAATACGGGAAGCGAGTGGTTGCAGAGTATTTATTCAGGTGCCTTGATGATACGACCTGTAGTGGGAAAGGAATTGCAGACACATGGTATTGATTCTCCAACTTTTACTGAAAAAGTTTCTTTGGTTGTTGCACCAAATCCATCGTCGGGAAGGCAGATATCGGTGATTTTACCTGCCGGTTTTCCGGAACAAAACACTTTGATAAGCATTTATTCTGTTTACGGAAACCTGGTTATGCAAAAAATCTTTACTTCAAAGGTTTTTGATGTCAGCGGTCTTTCAGCAGGAATGTACGTGCTCAGGGCTGAAAACACTGTAACAAAGCAGTCCTACACAGGTAAAATGGTACTTACCGATTAA
- a CDS encoding response regulator: MEKIPPILYAEDNENDVELTLTAFKQCKLSNRIDVVNDGIQVLDYLQYNGKYQNREKEKPVLILLDIKMPKLDGIQALKIIKSDEELKTIPVVMLTSSAMESDLVKSYNLGVNAYVVKPVDYDDFIEAVKKIGSFWAIVNKTV, translated from the coding sequence ATGGAAAAAATTCCTCCAATTCTTTATGCCGAAGATAACGAAAACGACGTTGAACTAACCTTAACGGCTTTTAAACAATGCAAATTAAGCAACCGTATAGACGTTGTAAATGATGGTATCCAGGTTTTGGACTACCTGCAATACAATGGCAAATACCAAAACCGGGAAAAAGAAAAACCGGTACTGATATTGCTCGATATCAAAATGCCAAAACTTGATGGGATTCAGGCTTTAAAAATCATTAAATCGGACGAAGAGCTAAAAACCATACCAGTGGTGATGCTAACCTCTTCGGCTATGGAGAGCGATCTTGTGAAAAGCTATAATTTGGGCGTAAATGCTTATGTGGTGAAACCAGTAGATTATGACGATTTTATAGAAGCTGTAAAAAAAATAGGTTCTTTTTGGGCGATTGTTAATAAAACTGTATAA
- a CDS encoding PAS domain S-box protein, with translation MIENDPTYEALLQENLALRNELSQKKTELNRYQILTSKVSDLIWILNLQGQFTYVSPSIERLRGFTAAEVYKQTINDVLTPASARKALQLLAETLDEEAKGIKKDVFGCYELEQTCKDGSTVWTEVIISANRDEQGNLLEFIGVSRNIGERIKIQEELNKSEERYRLISEVSSDYVFSTMVLSDGSFELNWVSGAFENITGFTFEEYKAKGGWHASIHPDDLKKEDEDLLNLFGNRAIKSEIRTLNKRGEVVWVQVFAHPLWDSDRNALKGIYGAVRNITERKITEQKLSKANNLLQAVLDASSDAITMTNRKGEFQACNKILLHRWGKTREEIIGFSTSKVLPPSVFQNRVKIINECIEARRGITFTDTYDEKWFENTIEPIVEADGTIENVAMFSRDITLLKNTLDNLKKSEEKFAKAFRCSPDPILITFLNEGKIVETNDSFIALSGLTKDECIGKTTIDIHLWIISEQRNQFTSLLQKNGRVQNFECDFNFKGNVRNCLVSAEVISLNEEEYILGVIHDITERKIAELKLENERKRLRTLIESIPDLVWLKDHNGVYILCNPQFELLFGAKEKDIIGKTDYDFVDAPIADFFREKDRKAMMAGKPSINTEELVFAGNGYKGLFETIKTPMYDVEGHLMGILGISRDITELNELNQHLEKKVEERTLQLEDANKDLESFAYSISHDLRAPLRHIDGFSKILKDAISESSDETNRYFRKISDSVIQMGRMIDDLLKFSRLGRKPIQTTEVDLNTLVKNVINQFEPEITSRKIEMKVGKLPVIHGDSGLLQMVFENLISNAIKFTSKKEKAIIEIGYYKDTDQKNTIFVKDNGAGFDMAYANKLFGVFQRLHTQSEFEGTGIGLANVKQIIHKHGGTITAKGETNNGATFFITL, from the coding sequence ATGATAGAAAACGATCCAACTTACGAAGCGCTTCTGCAGGAAAACCTTGCCTTAAGGAATGAATTATCTCAAAAAAAGACGGAACTTAACCGCTATCAAATACTTACTTCAAAAGTTTCCGATCTTATCTGGATTTTAAATTTACAGGGACAATTTACGTATGTCAGCCCATCGATAGAGCGACTCAGGGGGTTTACGGCGGCAGAAGTATACAAACAAACCATCAATGATGTACTCACTCCCGCATCAGCCCGAAAAGCTTTACAATTATTAGCGGAAACGCTGGATGAAGAAGCAAAAGGCATTAAAAAAGACGTTTTTGGTTGCTATGAATTGGAACAAACCTGCAAGGATGGTTCAACGGTCTGGACAGAAGTAATTATTTCTGCTAACAGAGACGAACAGGGTAATTTACTTGAATTTATCGGAGTCAGCAGAAATATCGGGGAAAGGATAAAGATTCAGGAGGAACTTAACAAAAGCGAAGAACGTTACCGGCTTATATCAGAGGTTTCTTCCGATTATGTTTTTTCCACCATGGTGCTTTCGGATGGTTCCTTCGAATTAAATTGGGTAAGCGGAGCCTTCGAGAATATCACAGGTTTTACTTTCGAAGAATACAAGGCTAAAGGAGGCTGGCATGCTTCTATTCATCCCGATGATCTGAAGAAAGAAGATGAGGATTTGCTGAACCTTTTCGGTAACCGTGCCATAAAATCGGAAATCCGCACACTGAACAAACGGGGAGAAGTGGTTTGGGTGCAGGTATTTGCTCATCCTCTTTGGGACAGCGATCGAAATGCATTAAAAGGTATTTATGGCGCTGTACGTAACATCACCGAAAGAAAAATTACTGAACAAAAACTCAGTAAAGCGAACAATCTTTTACAGGCAGTTCTCGATGCATCTTCCGATGCCATTACCATGACCAACCGGAAAGGTGAATTCCAGGCATGTAATAAAATATTGCTTCATCGCTGGGGCAAAACCAGAGAAGAAATTATTGGATTTTCGACAAGCAAAGTGTTGCCGCCATCTGTTTTTCAAAACAGAGTAAAGATTATCAATGAATGTATCGAAGCCCGGAGAGGTATTACTTTTACAGATACTTATGATGAAAAATGGTTCGAAAATACGATAGAACCCATAGTGGAAGCAGATGGTACCATTGAAAACGTTGCTATGTTTTCGCGCGACATCACCCTGTTGAAAAATACATTGGACAATCTGAAAAAAAGTGAGGAAAAATTTGCCAAAGCCTTCCGTTGTAGTCCCGATCCTATTTTAATCACCTTCCTTAACGAAGGAAAGATCGTGGAAACAAACGATTCTTTTATTGCTCTTTCGGGCTTAACCAAAGATGAATGTATTGGAAAAACAACAATCGATATTCATTTATGGATCATTTCCGAACAGCGGAATCAATTTACATCTCTTTTGCAGAAAAACGGCAGGGTGCAGAATTTTGAATGTGATTTCAATTTTAAGGGAAATGTCAGGAACTGTTTGGTGTCGGCAGAAGTCATTAGCCTTAATGAAGAAGAATATATACTTGGCGTAATTCACGACATCACCGAACGAAAAATTGCCGAGTTAAAACTGGAAAACGAGCGTAAACGATTACGTACCCTCATTGAATCCATCCCCGATTTGGTATGGCTGAAAGATCATAATGGCGTTTATATACTATGCAATCCACAATTCGAACTTCTTTTCGGAGCAAAAGAAAAAGATATTATCGGCAAAACCGATTATGATTTTGTGGATGCGCCTATTGCCGATTTTTTTAGAGAAAAAGACCGTAAAGCCATGATGGCAGGAAAACCTTCCATAAACACAGAGGAATTAGTTTTTGCCGGAAACGGATATAAAGGTTTATTTGAAACCATAAAAACACCGATGTACGACGTGGAAGGCCACCTGATGGGTATTTTGGGTATTTCCCGGGATATAACCGAATTAAACGAGCTAAATCAACATCTTGAGAAAAAAGTAGAGGAACGTACCTTGCAACTTGAAGATGCCAACAAGGACCTTGAATCTTTTGCATATTCCATTTCGCACGATTTACGTGCTCCGCTCCGTCATATTGATGGCTTTTCCAAAATTTTAAAAGATGCAATTTCTGAATCTTCTGATGAAACCAACAGGTACTTCCGGAAAATCAGCGATTCGGTTATCCAGATGGGAAGGATGATTGACGATTTGCTAAAATTTTCCCGTTTGGGACGAAAGCCCATACAAACAACGGAAGTTGATTTGAATACCTTGGTTAAAAATGTAATTAATCAATTTGAACCGGAAATCACAAGCCGAAAAATCGAAATGAAAGTTGGCAAACTTCCCGTGATCCATGGCGATTCCGGGCTTTTACAAATGGTTTTTGAAAATCTTATTTCCAATGCCATCAAATTTACATCCAAAAAAGAAAAAGCGATAATAGAAATAGGATATTATAAAGATACTGACCAGAAAAATACTATCTTCGTAAAGGATAATGGAGCCGGTTTCGATATGGCTTACGCGAATAAACTATTTGGTGTTTTTCAGCGCTTGCACACCCAAAGCGAATTTGAAGGTACTGGTATTGGCTTGGCTAATGTTAAACAAATAATTCATAAACATGGCGGAACCATTACCGCCAAAGGCGAAACAAATAATGGCGCAACATTTTTTATTACATTATAA
- a CDS encoding T9SS type A sorting domain-containing protein → MIRIFSLPGFLIFVIFFSFLQPAKAQISEGGIPPSFTIKGIPDKFQEYLLATPDYQQLKAEDAIESEKGNPYRIGIAIPFAVNLQNAGTWTNFPTGGKIWRMKIMVKEARALGLYFSKFHLPEGAKFFIYDDEHNQVKGAYTSANSSENGLFAVEYLTGTAITLELYQPNITGDPPELEIDNVAYFYRGVETIKSEKSSDPCEVNINCKEGDGWQNQKRGVVRILIRKNGSYYWCTGSLVNNTRNDATPYVLTADHCGESASATDLSQWIFYFNFEYEDCANQASTPVSQSLTGAVRIAHGGNSGSTGSDFYLVLLDNDIPVQYNPYFNGWSILAQPSVNGVCIHHPAGDVKKISTYTQPLLSAEWMNNGLQSHWEVGWNETANGHGVTEGGSSGSPLLDSYGRIVGTLTGGLSSCNSPNEKDYFGMFPYHWASNGTTDDQQLKPWLDPDNTGVSYLDGISNNPNAVYAEFTADADTIPVGGSIRFTDYSVGNISTYNWLFEGGYPISFSGKEPPSVTYDTIGVFNTTLTVANEFYTHNKTLSVFVAPKVYPNPFSDYTFHIVMGKLSSDDNVNISLYDPYGRAVKFYAVDENNGKKIVLNQCISGVYMLRVEKNGHTNALKIVCAR, encoded by the coding sequence ATGATACGTATATTTTCCCTTCCTGGTTTTTTGATTTTTGTAATCTTTTTTTCTTTTCTACAGCCTGCAAAAGCACAAATCAGTGAAGGAGGAATTCCCCCCAGTTTTACAATAAAAGGCATTCCCGATAAATTTCAGGAGTATCTTCTTGCCACCCCTGACTATCAGCAATTAAAAGCGGAAGATGCCATAGAAAGCGAAAAAGGCAATCCCTATCGAATAGGAATAGCCATACCATTTGCTGTTAACCTGCAAAATGCAGGTACATGGACTAACTTTCCCACGGGAGGCAAAATATGGAGAATGAAAATAATGGTAAAAGAAGCCAGGGCACTGGGGCTATATTTCAGCAAATTTCACCTGCCTGAAGGTGCAAAATTCTTCATTTACGATGATGAACATAACCAGGTAAAAGGGGCTTATACTTCGGCAAATTCTTCAGAAAACGGGCTTTTTGCCGTGGAATATCTTACCGGCACAGCAATTACTCTTGAATTGTACCAGCCCAATATTACCGGAGACCCTCCCGAATTGGAAATTGACAACGTTGCCTATTTTTACAGGGGTGTTGAAACTATTAAATCTGAAAAATCTTCTGATCCATGCGAAGTGAATATCAACTGCAAAGAAGGCGACGGGTGGCAAAATCAGAAGCGGGGAGTTGTAAGGATATTGATAAGAAAAAATGGCTCATATTACTGGTGTACGGGATCACTGGTTAACAACACACGAAACGATGCCACGCCTTATGTTCTCACAGCAGATCATTGTGGAGAATCGGCTTCGGCAACCGATCTCAGTCAGTGGATATTTTATTTTAATTTCGAGTACGAAGATTGTGCAAATCAAGCCAGTACCCCTGTGTCGCAGTCGCTTACCGGAGCTGTCCGTATTGCCCACGGGGGTAACAGTGGCTCAACCGGTTCTGATTTTTACCTGGTTTTACTCGATAATGATATTCCTGTTCAATACAATCCATATTTTAATGGCTGGAGTATTTTGGCTCAGCCCAGTGTAAACGGAGTCTGTATCCACCATCCGGCAGGAGACGTGAAAAAAATCTCAACCTATACACAACCTTTGTTATCCGCTGAATGGATGAACAACGGATTGCAATCACATTGGGAAGTAGGCTGGAACGAAACTGCAAACGGACATGGTGTAACAGAAGGAGGCTCCTCAGGCTCTCCGCTTTTAGATTCATACGGAAGAATTGTTGGCACGCTTACAGGCGGGCTTTCTTCCTGTAATTCTCCTAATGAAAAAGATTATTTCGGAATGTTTCCCTACCATTGGGCTTCAAACGGCACCACTGACGACCAGCAGTTGAAACCCTGGCTCGACCCCGATAATACCGGAGTTTCTTATCTTGATGGCATTTCAAACAATCCCAATGCTGTTTATGCCGAATTTACTGCTGATGCCGATACCATACCCGTGGGTGGCAGCATCCGGTTTACCGATTATTCTGTCGGAAATATAAGCACTTACAACTGGCTTTTCGAAGGAGGCTACCCTATTTCTTTTTCAGGAAAGGAACCTCCTTCCGTTACTTATGATACTATCGGGGTTTTTAACACCACTCTTACCGTTGCAAACGAATTTTATACCCACAACAAAACACTTTCTGTATTCGTTGCTCCGAAAGTGTATCCAAATCCATTTTCAGACTATACTTTTCATATTGTCATGGGAAAATTATCTTCAGACGATAATGTAAACATCTCGCTCTACGACCCGTACGGAAGAGCGGTGAAATTTTACGCAGTAGACGAAAACAATGGGAAAAAAATTGTACTTAACCAATGTATTTCTGGTGTTTACATGCTTAGGGTAGAAAAAAACGGGCATACAAACGCACTAAAAATTGTCTGCGCTCGTTGA